The stretch of DNA ATTGGTAAGTAGCATTATTTTGATCTGCTGAAATAACAAGTCCATTAGTTGATGTTGTGATACTTGGTGGTGTATTCATTCTAAAAGTATCCACGCTTGATGCTGTTCCATCTCCTGTAGTCACAGATATAACCCCTGTACTATCCCTCCCTATAAGTGCTGTAATCTGAGTGGAAGAATCAACCGAGAAATAAAGAGCATTAACACCTCCAAATGTCACATCTGTAGCACCCGTAAAATTCCCCCCTTTAATTACTACTTCATTTGTATATTCACAACCAACGGATGGAGTAAATGAAGTAATCACAGGGAACTTTATTTGTCGAAATACAGATACTTCAAAAAGATAATAATTTGTTACGACTAAATCTGGTCTACCATCGCCATCCAAATCTGCTATGCCTGCTGATTTAGGTTCTCTAGCTGTTGTCAGATCAATTTTTGAGCCTAAATTAATCATTCCTAAACTAGAGTTATTCTTCAATAGAGACACTGTATTATCACTAACATTAGGAATCGCTAAATCGGGTTTACCATCTCCATCTATATCTCCTATCTTTATAGAAAAAGGATTATCCCCCGTTGCAAAATCAACTTTTGAAGCGAAGCTAGTACTACCTGATGTAGAAGTATTCCGAAGTATAGAGACGGTATTATCATTATAATTTGCTGCTGCCAAATCTGGCTTCCCATCTCCATCTATGTCACCCATACCAACACCTATAGGAAAGTCTCCTGTTGGAATATCTATTTTGGAAGCAAAACTGACTATTCCTATTGTGGAAGTATTCTGAAATACAGATATAGCATCTATAGCAGGACTTGCTATTGCCAAATCAGGCTTTCCATCCCCATCTATGTCTCCTATTCTGACAGACCGAGGGTTACTAGCACCGATTCCTGTTGAAAAATTAACACTAGTGGCAAAGCTGATACTTCCTTGAGAAGTTGTATTACGTAATATAGAGACCTTATTACTAAAACGACTTATTACAACCAAGTCTGGCTTTCCATCCTTATCTATATCTCCTATCCTAACAGAGACAGGATCTCCTCCTCCTATTGAAAAGTCCACTTTTGCATCAAAATTTACGATTCCAACAGTAGAAGTATTTCGAAATATAGATATATCTCCATCATCATTATTAGCTACTACTAAATCGGGTTTACCATCGCCATTTATATCTCCTATACTAACCGAACTAGGATAATCTCCTGTTGTGAAATTTACTTTTGGAGCAAAAGTAACAGTTCCTATAATAGAAGTATTTCGAAAGACAGAAACACTGTTAGCGCTATAGTTAGCTACTGCCAAGTCAGGCTTCCCATCTCCATCTAGATCTCCTACACTGACTTCGACAGGTCTAAAACTAGCTGATAAAGACTGTTGAGGAGTAAGATTAAGGCTCCCCAATAAGGTTACATTAAATGGCTGTGCAGAGTAGGTTGTCAAACTATCTGCTAAATTAGTAATAGAAATATACTGGTGAGTAGCTCCATGAGGAACAATTACCGTTAAACTTGTAGTACTTGCAGTTGTAACCGTAGCTTGAGTAGCTCCAAAAAAAACAATATTTTGATTCAATATTGTACTAAAACCTGTTCCAGTAATAACTACTGCACTACCAACTTCTCCACTTGATGGAGAAAACATAGTGATATTAGGTTGTGCAAAAGTTGCTACAGATATTATAAAATAGCAAGCAATAAGGAATATTTTTTTCATGAGTTTTATTATTTGAAGTTGTTAAAAAAAAATGAGGAAAAAGGCAGCCTGAAAAAAAAGTGTTGCAAAAAGTTGAACTAGTTAGTTCTGACATAGACAGAAGAAACAAGTTGCAATATATATAAAGCTATCAAAAAAATTAGGTTCTCTGACAATTTTTGCCAAAATGAGAAAAAAGGTTAAATTGGGATTGTTAAAAAAGGGGCTTTAAATAGAATTAAAGACGGTGTCAGAGTTGAAGTATGGTAACTATAGCTACGAAATCCGTTGTTCAGATTGTACAATTTGTTGTAAATCAATAATGGTTTCTGTTCTCTTACAGAAACCATTAATTTCTACTCCTTGATGACGAAGGTATTTATAAAGAGTCGCCTTACTGATAGAAAGGTTTTTGCAAATTTCTACAATACTTAGTTTTTCTGCTTTATAAAGAGCTTCGGCAGCAATAGCTTTTTGTTGTGCTTTTTCGGATAAACCTTTTGGTCTTCCGCCCACTCGACCTCTTGCTCTGGCAGCTTTGAGTCCAGCTTGTGTACGTTCTCGAATAATTTCTCTTTCAAATTCTGCAAGGGAAGTAAAGATGTTAAATACTAATCTACCTTGGGAGGTAATTGTATCAATTGGATCATTGATACTTTTGAGTCCGATGCCTTTTTCATTTAGTTCATGTACCAACTCAACAAGATGTTTGAGTGAGCGCCCCAATCTGTCTAGTTTCCAAATAACCAAAATATCTCCTTTTCGTAATTGAGAAAGGAGTCGGTCTAATTCTGCCCGTTCAGTTTTTGCTCCACTTACTACCTCATGGAAAACCTGTTTACAGCCTTCCTTTTTCAAGGCGTCAATCTGTAAATTTAAACTCTGATCTTTTGTGCTCACTCTTGCATATCCTATTTTCATGATTCAAGTTTACAAAACTTATCTGAAAGTATAAGATTAAACTTAGATTAGGTAGACCAGTTTTTTGAACATGCTTAAGAAGCAATTTTGAATTTTTCTGATTTCAGGGCTGAGTTCACAAAAACGGTCGATTTCTACCTTGTGACTACAAGGAACATTATCAAACAACTCGAACAAGGACGTATCCCTTGGCGAAGAACCCTAAAGCACCCATACATTGGCTTTGCCCAAAACTATTACTCTGGGCATAGATATAGAGGCATTAATTGGCTTTTGCTCAACTTAATGACGAAGCATGAAGTCCCTTATTACCTCACATGGAATCAAATCAAAAAGCTTGGGGGTACTGTATTAAAGGGAACAAAATCCAATGAAGTTTTCTTCCTTAATACCTATTACAGAAATAAAGCAAGAGATTTAATTTCTGTGGTTCAAGCCCAACAATTAGAAGCGA from Aureispira anguillae encodes:
- a CDS encoding T9SS type A sorting domain-containing protein, which codes for MKKIFLIACYFIISVATFAQPNITMFSPSSGEVGSAVVITGTGFSTILNQNIVFFGATQATVTTASTTSLTVIVPHGATHQYISITNLADSLTTYSAQPFNVTLLGSLNLTPQQSLSASFRPVEVSVGDLDGDGKPDLAVANYSANSVSVFRNTSIIGTVTFAPKVNFTTGDYPSSVSIGDINGDGKPDLVVANNDDGDISIFRNTSTVGIVNFDAKVDFSIGGGDPVSVRIGDIDKDGKPDLVVISRFSNKVSILRNTTSQGSISFATSVNFSTGIGASNPRSVRIGDIDGDGKPDLAIASPAIDAISVFQNTSTIGIVSFASKIDIPTGDFPIGVGMGDIDGDGKPDLAAANYNDNTVSILRNTSTSGSTSFASKVDFATGDNPFSIKIGDIDGDGKPDLAIPNVSDNTVSLLKNNSSLGMINLGSKIDLTTAREPKSAGIADLDGDGRPDLVVTNYYLFEVSVFRQIKFPVITSFTPSVGCEYTNEVVIKGGNFTGATDVTFGGVNALYFSVDSSTQITALIGRDSTGVISVTTGDGTASSVDTFRMNTPPSITTSTNGLVISADQNNATYQWIDCSDSSLILGATNQDYTVTVDGNYAVIVTLNDCSGTSLCVNMIDVSIENIFNDRIFSIYPNPFKTKTTFLLDNDGNPATFIVYNTFGKVVWETTNVVKRETVFDQGNLPNGVYFVHLIDQGKKVIAIRKIVLAN